A single genomic interval of Maniola jurtina chromosome 23, ilManJurt1.1, whole genome shotgun sequence harbors:
- the LOC123877437 gene encoding tubulin alpha chain isoform X2, producing the protein MRECISVHVGQAGVQIGNACWELYCLEHGIQPDGQMPTDKTIGGGDDSFNTFFSETGAGKHVPRAVFVDLEPTVVDEVRTGTYRQLFHPEQLITGKEDAANNYARGHYTIGKEIVDLVLDRIRKLADQCTGLQGFLIFHSFGGGTGSGFTSLLMERLSVDYGKKSKLEFAIYPAPQVSTAVVEPYNSILTTHTTLEHSDCAFMVDNEAIYDICRRNLDIERPTYTNLNRLIGQIVSSITASLRFDGALNVDLTEFQTNLVPYPRIHFPLVTYAPVISAEKAYHEQLSVSEITNACFEPANQMVKCDPRHGKYMACCMLYRGDVVPKDVNAAIATIKTKRTIQFVDWCPTGFKVGINYQPPTVVPGGDLAKVQRAVCMLSNTTAIAEAWARLDHKFDLMYAKRAFVHWYVGEGMEEGEFSEAREDLAALEKDYEEVGMDSAEGEGEGAEEY; encoded by the exons ATG CGTGAGTGCATCTCAGTACACGTTGGCCAAGCCGGAGTCCAGATCGGAAATGCTTGCTGGGAGTTGTACTGCCTGGAGCATGGCATCCAGCCCGACGGCCAGATGCCCACAGACAAGACCATCGGGGGCGGAGACGACTCATTCAACACCTTCTTCAGTGAAACTGGCGCTGGCAAACACGTGCCCCGCGCTGTGTTCGTCGACTTGGAACCCACTGTCGTAG ACGAGGTCCGCACCGGCACATACAGGCAGTTGTTTCATCCAGAACAACTTATCACTGGTAAGGAGGACGCGGCCAACAACTACGCGCGCGGCCACTACACCATCGGCAAGGAAATCGTCGACCTAGTACTCGACCGCATCCGCAAACTCGCCGACCAATGTACCGGACTACAGGGCTTCCTGATCTTCCACTCCTTCGGTGGAGGTACCGGCTCCGGTTTCACCTCTCTCCTCATGGAACGCCTCTCGGTTGACTACGGAAAGAAGTCCAAACTGGAGTTCGCGATCTACCCAGCTCCCCAGGTCTCCACCGCTGTCGTTGAACCATACAACTCCATCCTGACCACCCACACAACCCTGGAGCACTCCGACTGCGCGTTCATGGTCGACAATGAGGCTATCTACGATATCTGCCGTCGCAACTTGGACATCGAACGACCAACATACACCAACCTCAACCGTCTCATCGGTCAGATCGTCTCTTCCATCACCGCTTCCCTACGTTTCGACGGCGCTCTCAACGTAGACCTGACAGAGTTCCAGACCAACTTGGTGCCATACCCACGCATCCATTTCCCCTTGGTAACCTACGCGCCAGTAATCTCCGCTGAGAAGGCTTACCATGAACAGCTATCAGTATCGGAAATCACGAACGCTTGCTTCGAACCAGCAAACCAGATGGTGAAATGCGACCCCCGTCACGGCAAATACATGgcttgctgcatgttgtaccgtGGTGACGTCGTGCCTAAGGACGTGAACGCTGCTATCGCGACGATCAAGACCAAGCGTACGATTCAGTTCGTGGACTGGTGTCCTACCGGTTTCAAAGTGGGCATCAACTACCAGCCACCCACCGTTGTGCCCGGCGGAGACTTGGCTAAAGTGCAGCGTGCTGTATGCATGTTGTCCAACACCACTGCCATCGCCGAAGCGTGGGCTCGTCTGGACCACAAGTTTGACCTGATGTACGCCAAGCGTGCCTTCGTGCACTGGTACGTCGGAGAGGGTATGGAGGAGGGAGAGTTCTCTGAGGCTCGTGAGGACTTGGCGGCGCTGGAGAAGGACTACGAAGAGGTCGGCATGGACTCCGCGGAGGGCGAAGGCGAAGGCGCCGAGGAGTACTAA
- the LOC123877437 gene encoding tubulin alpha chain isoform X1: MPRECISVHVGQAGVQIGNACWELYCLEHGIQPDGQMPTDKTIGGGDDSFNTFFSETGAGKHVPRAVFVDLEPTVVDEVRTGTYRQLFHPEQLITGKEDAANNYARGHYTIGKEIVDLVLDRIRKLADQCTGLQGFLIFHSFGGGTGSGFTSLLMERLSVDYGKKSKLEFAIYPAPQVSTAVVEPYNSILTTHTTLEHSDCAFMVDNEAIYDICRRNLDIERPTYTNLNRLIGQIVSSITASLRFDGALNVDLTEFQTNLVPYPRIHFPLVTYAPVISAEKAYHEQLSVSEITNACFEPANQMVKCDPRHGKYMACCMLYRGDVVPKDVNAAIATIKTKRTIQFVDWCPTGFKVGINYQPPTVVPGGDLAKVQRAVCMLSNTTAIAEAWARLDHKFDLMYAKRAFVHWYVGEGMEEGEFSEAREDLAALEKDYEEVGMDSAEGEGEGAEEY, translated from the exons ATGCCA CGTGAGTGCATCTCAGTACACGTTGGCCAAGCCGGAGTCCAGATCGGAAATGCTTGCTGGGAGTTGTACTGCCTGGAGCATGGCATCCAGCCCGACGGCCAGATGCCCACAGACAAGACCATCGGGGGCGGAGACGACTCATTCAACACCTTCTTCAGTGAAACTGGCGCTGGCAAACACGTGCCCCGCGCTGTGTTCGTCGACTTGGAACCCACTGTCGTAG ACGAGGTCCGCACCGGCACATACAGGCAGTTGTTTCATCCAGAACAACTTATCACTGGTAAGGAGGACGCGGCCAACAACTACGCGCGCGGCCACTACACCATCGGCAAGGAAATCGTCGACCTAGTACTCGACCGCATCCGCAAACTCGCCGACCAATGTACCGGACTACAGGGCTTCCTGATCTTCCACTCCTTCGGTGGAGGTACCGGCTCCGGTTTCACCTCTCTCCTCATGGAACGCCTCTCGGTTGACTACGGAAAGAAGTCCAAACTGGAGTTCGCGATCTACCCAGCTCCCCAGGTCTCCACCGCTGTCGTTGAACCATACAACTCCATCCTGACCACCCACACAACCCTGGAGCACTCCGACTGCGCGTTCATGGTCGACAATGAGGCTATCTACGATATCTGCCGTCGCAACTTGGACATCGAACGACCAACATACACCAACCTCAACCGTCTCATCGGTCAGATCGTCTCTTCCATCACCGCTTCCCTACGTTTCGACGGCGCTCTCAACGTAGACCTGACAGAGTTCCAGACCAACTTGGTGCCATACCCACGCATCCATTTCCCCTTGGTAACCTACGCGCCAGTAATCTCCGCTGAGAAGGCTTACCATGAACAGCTATCAGTATCGGAAATCACGAACGCTTGCTTCGAACCAGCAAACCAGATGGTGAAATGCGACCCCCGTCACGGCAAATACATGgcttgctgcatgttgtaccgtGGTGACGTCGTGCCTAAGGACGTGAACGCTGCTATCGCGACGATCAAGACCAAGCGTACGATTCAGTTCGTGGACTGGTGTCCTACCGGTTTCAAAGTGGGCATCAACTACCAGCCACCCACCGTTGTGCCCGGCGGAGACTTGGCTAAAGTGCAGCGTGCTGTATGCATGTTGTCCAACACCACTGCCATCGCCGAAGCGTGGGCTCGTCTGGACCACAAGTTTGACCTGATGTACGCCAAGCGTGCCTTCGTGCACTGGTACGTCGGAGAGGGTATGGAGGAGGGAGAGTTCTCTGAGGCTCGTGAGGACTTGGCGGCGCTGGAGAAGGACTACGAAGAGGTCGGCATGGACTCCGCGGAGGGCGAAGGCGAAGGCGCCGAGGAGTACTAA